From Methanobacterium spitsbergense, a single genomic window includes:
- a CDS encoding ATP-binding protein, which yields MEMLLNIEETSKIYISVEKEEAQYLFSIKDNGIGIDSKP from the coding sequence TTGGAAATGCTATTAAATATCGAAGAAACTTCAAAGATATACATATCTGTTGAAAAAGAAGAAGCACAATATCTTTTCTCTATAAAAGATAATGGAATTGGGATAGATTCAAAACCCTAA